Within Eggerthella timonensis, the genomic segment TACCTGGACGATCTCGAGATCAAGGGGCTGGGAGGCACCGACTTCCGCCCCGTGTTCGCCTACGTCGACGACGCCGTGGAACGCGGCGACCTCACGAACCTGGGCGGCCTCATCTACTTCACCGACGGCCAGGGCACCTACCCGGCCCGCAAGCCCGACTACGATACCGCGTTCGTCTTCGTCGACGACGCATCCGCCGCCGCCAGCCCGCACGTTCCCGCGTGGGCTATGAAAGTGGAGCTCGACGAAACCGTCATCCTGAACGACTGAGGAACATGTCCCAAATGGAGACAGTCCCCATTTGGGACATTTTGGAAAGGAAGCACCGCATGGACATCCGTCAGGCAAAGCAGCAGATCAAAAACGCGATGGTCGCCTACTTCTCGAAGGACGAGTTCGGCAACTACCGCCTGCCCACCGAGCGGCAGCGGCCTGTGTTCCTGCTGGGCGCGCCCGGCATCGGCAAGACGGCCATCATGGAGCAGATCGCGCAGGATCTCGACGTGGGGTTCGTATCGTACTCGATGACGCACCACACGCGCCAAAGCGCGCTCGGCCTGCCCTTCATCGCGAAGAAGACCTACGACGGCGTGGAGTACGACGTGTCCGAGTACACGATGAGCGAGATCATCGCCGCCGTGTACGACGCCATGGAAGCCACCGGCAAGCGCGAGGGCATCCTGTTCCTCGACGAGATCAACTGCGTGTCGGAAACGCTGACGCCCGCGATGCTGCAGTTCCTGCAATACAAGATCTTCGGACGCCACCGCGTGCCAGACGGCTGGATCGTGGTGACGGCCGGCAACCCGCCCGAGTACAACCGCACGGCACACGATTTCGACATCGCCACGTGGGACCGCCTCAAGCGCATCGACGTGGAGCCCGACTTCGCCGCCTGGCGCGACTTCGCCGTGGAGACGGGCGTGCACCCCGCCGTGCTCACCTACCTCGACATCGAGCGCGATCACTTCTACCGCGTGGAGACCACCGTGGACGGTAAGTCGTTCGTCACGGCGCGCGGCTGGGACGACCTCTCGGCCATGATGAAACTCTACGAGGAGCGCGACATTCCCGTGGACGAGCTGCTGATCGGCCAATACGTGCAGAACGCAGAGATCGCGAAGCGGTTCAGCGTGTACTACGACCTGTTCACGAAGTACCGCGCAGACTACCAGATCGACCGCATCCTGGCCGGCGAGGCCGACGCTTCCGTGCTCGACCGCGCCCGCGAGGCCGCCTTCGACGAGCGCGTCTCGCTCATGGGCCTCATCACCGACGCCCTCGGCGGCCGCCTGCGCGACGCCGTGCTGGAGGAACGCGCCGTGGAGTTCATGCACGGCAGGCTTGCCGCGCTGCGCGATGCGCTCAAAGGCGACGACGCGAACGCGCTGCCCCTGCTGCGCGAGGAAGCCGCCTCGCTGCAAGCGCGGCTGACCACCGAGCGCAAGGCGGGGCTGCTGTCGGACGAGAAGTACGTGGCGTACGAGCGCACGCTCGCGCTGGTCGATCGCGCGCTGCGCTGCGACGCGGCGGGCGGCGGCGTGCCGTTCTCGCGCGTCAAGGAGCTGTTCGCCGAGCAGGTCGATGCGCTCGACGCGCGCATCGCAGACACCTCGAGCGCGCTCGACAGCGCTTTCCGGTTCGTCGAGGACGCGTTCGGCAGCGGCCAGGAGATGCTGCTGCTCGTCACCGACCTGTCCGTCAACCGCTACGGCATGTCCTTCATCAACGACCACGGATGCAAGCGCTACTTCGCCCACAACGAGGACCTGCTGTTCTACGAGCGCGGCTCCGATCTGATCGACCGCATCAACCGTTTGGATTTGACGGAAGACGAGTAGCCCGCCTCGCTCGCCAGAACATCTTCGCTCTGCGGTTGCGGCGAACAGTGCGGGGGTCTCCGTCTATGGGGAGATCGTCAAAACATCTTCGCTCCGAAAACACGCCACAGCCGCTGTGGCGTGTTTTCGGAGCGAAGATGCGTCTCGCCGCCGCTTGCAGCGGGACGAAGGCGACCAGCTTTACGCGCAATAGGCTCGGATGGCGTCGCGGAGGAATTCGGCGGCGCCGGGGGCGACGGCCTCGTAGTAGGCTTTGAAGCGGTCGTCGGCCACGTACATCTCGGCGAGTCCCTGATGCGCGGCCTTGGAGTACGTGCCGTCCTTCCAGAAGGCGCA encodes:
- a CDS encoding ATP-binding protein, which encodes MDIRQAKQQIKNAMVAYFSKDEFGNYRLPTERQRPVFLLGAPGIGKTAIMEQIAQDLDVGFVSYSMTHHTRQSALGLPFIAKKTYDGVEYDVSEYTMSEIIAAVYDAMEATGKREGILFLDEINCVSETLTPAMLQFLQYKIFGRHRVPDGWIVVTAGNPPEYNRTAHDFDIATWDRLKRIDVEPDFAAWRDFAVETGVHPAVLTYLDIERDHFYRVETTVDGKSFVTARGWDDLSAMMKLYEERDIPVDELLIGQYVQNAEIAKRFSVYYDLFTKYRADYQIDRILAGEADASVLDRAREAAFDERVSLMGLITDALGGRLRDAVLEERAVEFMHGRLAALRDALKGDDANALPLLREEAASLQARLTTERKAGLLSDEKYVAYERTLALVDRALRCDAAGGGVPFSRVKELFAEQVDALDARIADTSSALDSAFRFVEDAFGSGQEMLLLVTDLSVNRYGMSFINDHGCKRYFAHNEDLLFYERGSDLIDRINRLDLTEDE